Part of the Desulfovibrio litoralis DSM 11393 genome, GTATTATTAATGAGGTAAAAGGCGTTAACCGTGTTGTTTTTGACATTTCGGTAAAACCACCAAGCACTATTGAGTGGGAATAAGCTTGATTTATAAGAGTATTAATGTCAATAGTAGTTAACTTTTTGTTTGAAATTTATTAATAAAATTTAACGTGCTTTGGCATTAATACTCTTTTAACTATTTTCGTTTAAAGTTGGTAAAATTATGTTTGGAATTGGTTCTTCCGAGTTGTTAATTATTTTAGTTGTCGCACTTCTTGTGCTTGGTCCCGAACACTTGCCTAAAATAATGCGTACCGTTGGTAAGGTTATGGGCGATTTTCGCCGTATTACGACTGATTTTCAACGCACTATTAACACAGAAGTAGCGGTTGACGAAGAAAAAAGGATAAGGCGAGAAGAAAAAAAAGCTAAACAAGCCGCAAAAGAAGCCGCCAGAGCTGAACTTTTAGCAGAACTAAAAGCCGAAGCCGAAGCCAAAGAAGCGGGGCTTAATAGTAGTGTTGTTACTGACAAAGATGAGACAGAGACTCAAGATTCAACAATTTTGAAAGATAATAGTTTAGAAGAAAAGAGCAATAAATTAAAAACATCAGAAACAACTACCGACAATTCAGGAGCTGTTTAAATATGTCTGAAAAGAAAAATTCTGATGATAATACCGAAATTTCAACTACTTCTCAAGATTTAGAAACACAAGCCTTGAGTCAAAGCTCAGATGCTGATGAATCAGAAAAAGAGCGTTTTGAACAAACAGGTTCTTCTACTGATCTAAAAGAAATAGAAGCAGATGATGAAGATGATGACGAAGAGGAAGAAGAGGAAGAAGCTCAAGAAGGCATGACTCTTCTTGATCATTTAAGAGAACTTAAAAAGCGACTTTTGCGTGCTTTTATGGCGATTGGTTTGGGCTTTTTACTTTGCTACAGTTTTGCCGAACCTTTATTTAATTTTTTAGTTCAACCTTTACTGGCTGTTTTACCGGAAGGGGGCAAGATGATTTATACCGGTCTTCCGGAAGCTTTTTTTGCCTATCTTAAAGTAGCTTTTGTTGCCGGTTTATTTGTTGCTTCTCCGCTTGTTTTTTATCAAATTTGGGCGTTTATTTCTCCCGGTTTATATGATGAAGAAAAACGCTATATTCTTCCCATTGCCTTTTTTTCTGCCTTCTTTTTCATTTCTGGCGGAGCTTTCGCTTATTATGTAGTTTTTCCTTTTGCTTTTCCGTTCTTTCTAAGTTATTCTTCCGAGACAATTGAAGCACAGCTAAAAATGGACGAATATTTAAGTTTGGCTTTGCAAATGCTTTTTGCTTTTGGTTTGATTTTTGAACTTCCTCTTTTTGCGTTCTTTCTTTCAAAAATGGGTTTGGTTACTGCCAAAGCTATGCGTCGTTTTCGCCGTTATGCTATCTTAGTTAACTTTATTGTTGCGGCAATTTTAACTCCGCCTGATCCTATCTCTCAACTGGCAATGGCTATTCCTATGCTTGCTTTATATGAGGTTAGTATTTGGGTAGCTTATTATTTCGGAAAAAAAGAAGAAACCCCAGAAGAAGACCCAAAAGAAGCCCCAAAATAAATCAAAGATACAAAGAATAATTCATCAAACGTTTAATGATTTACTGAAAAAGAAGCTAAAACTATGAGAACAGCTAAAATAAAACGCAAAACAAAAGAAACAGATATCGAACTTGTTTTAAAACTCGAAGGTTCGTCTCTTATCAAGATTAAAACCGGTTATCCCTTTGCCGACCATATGCTTTATTTAATGGCTTTTTGGGGTGGTTTTGGTTTAGAGTTGACTTGTGTCGGTGATTTAGAGATAGATGCCCACCATAGTCTCGAAGATATTGGGCTTGCCCTTGGTAAGGCTTTAAACACGGCGTTAAGTGATAGGAAAGGAATAGCCCGAATCGGTTGTGCCAAAGTTCCGATGGACGAAGCCTTGAGTGAGGTTGTGATTGATTGTTCGGGAAGAAGTTATCTTGTTTTTAACGGACAAGAACATTTACCCGACTATTTTGCCGGGCAAGAAAAAGATGTTTGGCGTGAATTTTTTAAATCATTCGCAAGTGCTGCCGGTATTAATTTGCATATTTCTATGTTTTATGGTCAAAATGGACATCATTTACTTGAGTCTGTATTTAAAAGTTTAGGGTTAGCTTTATCTCAAGCCGTTATGTGTAAATATGATATAATCATGAGTAGTAAAGGGAGTATTGAATTATGAGAATGCAAGTAAAGGCTTTTTTTCTTTTAAGTCTTATGATGTTGGCGTTAGTTTCAGCGTGTGCTAAAAGGTCGGCTCCGGTAAAAGCCCAACCCAACAACTTAACTCTTGGCATTGCCGGTTTTTTTCAACCTCAAAGTACGGCCGATTTATTTGCCGGAACTTTGCCTGAAAATTATCAAATTATTAACCCCTCAGCCGTTGGAAGCTTGGACGGTGTTTTTGATAGGGTATTGTCTTCCGAACTTAAACGTTCTTTTGTAAATAGCCAAAACTCAAGAGCTTGTGAAGCAGGTATCAATAGAAGCGATAGAGGGCTTAACTCTGCTCTTAAATACTGGGTGGAAGTCGGAAAGTGTATGAACGTAGACATACTGCTTGTACCTATGGTTTTGCGTTGGCAAGAACGTGAAGGCGGAAACGCCGGAGTTGTGCGTCCTGCTTCTGTTATCTTAGACTTCTTTTTAATTGATGTAAGAGACGGAACTTTAATCAGTCGTTCACGTTATGATGAGACACAACTTGCCTTGTCTGACAACTTACTTGATATTAGACGCTTTGTTCAACGTGGCGGAAAATGGTTAACCGCAACTGAATTATCTGAAGAAGGTATGCGTCGTGCTATAAAGGTTATGGGTTTATGATAATTTTTCCAGCGATAGATTTACAAAATGGTAAAGCCGTGCGTTTGAAAAAAGGAGTGGCAACAGACAGTACCGTTTTTTCCGATGACCCTGTTCAAACAGCAAAAGAATGGGTGAGTCAGGGGGCTAAATGGTTACATATTGTTGATCTTGACGGTGCTTTTAGCGGAGAACCGGTTAACCTTGGACTTGTCAAAAAAATAGTAAATGCTATTTCTATTCCTGTTCAACTTGGTGGTGGAATCAGAGATTTGAAAACCGCCAAGGCTTATCTTGATGCCGGAGTTAATCGTTTAATTATTGGAACTGTTGCTTTGGAAAACCCTGAATTGTTTTCCGAATTGTGTAAAACTTTTCCGGGGCGTATAGGCGTTTCTTTAGATTGTTCTAATGGCGAACTTAAAACAAAAGGTTGGGTTGGGGCGACGGGTTTAACCGTTGAAAAAACTCTGCCAGCTTTGTTGGCTCAAGGGGCTTCTTTTGTAATTTATACAGATATTGAAAGAGACGGAATGCAAACAGGGGTTAACCTTACTGCGATGCAAAATCTTTTGAATATCTGCAATGTTCCAGTGATTGCCGCCGGCGGTGTTGCAAGCCTTGAAGATATTAAACGTCTTTATCCGCTTAGTAAAAATACGAGTTTTAGCGGGGCTATTAGCGGACGAGCTATTTATGAAGGTACTTTAAATCTTAAAGAAGCTCAAAGTTGGATCGACGCTCAAAACTAGTTAACGAAAAATAATAGATAATTAAAGTTGCTTCACTATTAACAACAGTTTAATATGAGGCAACTTTTTTAATTTGTGAGTTTTAATATGGCGGTTATTTCTTTAAAAAATAAAAAACAAAAAGCGAGTTTGGTTTTAGCCGAGCTTAAAGCTTTATATCCTGAAATAGTTAGACATTTAAAAGCAAATAATCCTTGGGAATTGCTTATTGCTACAATTTTGTCGGCACAATGTACCGACGCAAGGGTTAATCAAGTAACGCCATTTTTATTTGAACGTTGGAAAACTCCGAGTAAAATGGGTAAAGCAGATTTGACAGAACTTGAAAAAAGTATTTATTCCTTAGGGTTTTATCTAAATAAAGCGAAAAATATTCAAGAGTGTTCACGCCTTTTAGAGTCTAATTTTAATTCTCAGGTTCCTAAAACGTTAGAAGAACTGATTACCTTGCCCGGAGTAGGCAGAAAAACAGCGAGCGTTGTTTTATGGAATGCCTATGGTATAAACGCCGGAATTGCGATTGATACTCATGTTGCTCGAATCTCTTGGCGTTTGGGTTTAACGAGTTCTCAAGAACCGATTAAGGCAGAAAGAGAATTGATGTTAATTTTACCTCAAAAAGAGTGGGGCGTTTATAACCATCGAATGGTCTCTTTTGGACGAGATGTTTGCACTGCCAGAAGTCCAAAATGCTTAAAATGTAGTATGCAAAATTTTTGTGTGAAAAATGGGGTTGTGTAAAAAATTTATTGAAAGTATAATCAACGCTTGTTTTATTAAGTATTTTCACTTGAGTTTAATTTATAGTTAAGACTATTAAGAATATTAATATGTTGAGGTGATTTTATGTGTCTTGCCGTTCCCTTACAAGTAGCTTTAATTGAGTCTGAAAGTGTTGTGCGTTGCCGAGTTGGCGAAGGTGATAACTTTTTATCTGTTTCTACCCAGCTTTTGCCTGACCAGCCTGTTGTTGGTGATTATCTTATTATTCATGCCGGTTTTGCCATGCGTAAACTTGACCCTCAAGATGCCGAAGAAACGCTCAAACTTATGAGAGAAATGGTTGCCGCTAACGAAGCCGCACAGTAGCTATTGTCGTTTTTATAAAGAGCTTAGGGCGTAAACAGCCGCACCCAATAAACCCGTGTCATATTCCGTACATAAATAAACTGGAGTTTGCTTTAACATTTTGGCGTGGGCCTTACAGTCGTAAAAACTGTCGATAAATGCTTGCTGTGTTATTATGCAAGGATTTTTTACTCCAACTCCTCCTGTAAGGTATAAAGCACTCCACGCATTAGTGCTTAAAACATAATTTCTACAAGCACGCCCATAAAAGCGAGCAAATGTTTCTAATACCTTATTATCTTTGTCAAAACTCTTTACAACTTCCGAGGCTGATAATTTTTCATTGTAAAAATATTGATGTAATAAACTTAGACCCAACCCGGAAACAATATCATCACCAATTAGTATTCGCTTTTGGGTTTCTTTTTTCATAAACTCGGCGAAACGAATTTCTTCTTCGTTTTCAAACGAAAAGCTTGCGTGGCCGCCTTCAGAGGGTAGATAGTTAAAGGTGTTTTTATTTGGAACAAGTAGGCACATACCAAGCCCCGTGCCTGCTCCTATCACAGCGATGGGGTCTTTGCTTTGTTGATTTTTTTCTTCGCCCCATATCAGTTTGGGTTTGCTTATCTTTGGCGTTAAACAGGCAAAGGCTTGTGCCACAAAATCATTGATTAAAATAAGGTTTTTTATTCCGCTTGAATTTATACATTCTGTTGTATCAATATTCCACCCGTTATTTGCCATATTTGGTGCAAAGACCTTCTCGTTATGCACTAATCCCGCTATAGCAAAAACAGCCAAATCAATTGGTTTATCATTTTTATTTTGAGATAAAAAAAACTCGCCGTCTTCTGTTTTTTGTTTGGCAAGAGAAGAGAGCAGGGCGTAACAGTCTTTATAATCTTTGGTTTGCAAATAAAGTTTTTTGTTAAAATTAATATTTAGGTTTTTATAGTCGCAATTTATTATATTTTTATCAAAATCAACAGTAGCAAAACGACAATTAGTTCCACCTAAATCAGCAACTAATATTTTCATAAGTTACCCTTTTTATAGTTTTAAATTTGTTTTCACTAAGGGAAAAATACAAGCAATAAATATACAAAAAACATGATTAAATGCACACACCCTTCCAACATCGTCGTTGGTTTTCCTGAAAAAGTTCGTATGCTTAGGAGTAGTGTTAAAGCAAGAATTATCATATTTGGTCCTGATAATCCGAGCAACACAGGTTGTTTTATTAATACACCAATTAACAGTACAACGGGTACAGTAAGTCCCATCGTTGATGTGGCAGCACCTAAACACAGGTTTACAGCACGTTGTAGTTCGTTAGCAGTCGTAGCTCTCAGCGAAGCTATTCCTTCCGGAGTAAAGACTATCATAGCAATTATAATTCCCCCTAGTTCAGATGGGGCATCTAATCTTAATAAGCCTATTGCTAGGATAATACCTAGTGTTTTTGATAAGATTACAATAGGAAATATATGCAGAAGCAAGAGGAATATATGTTTAGCTATTGTTGATCGAGAAATAGTTTTTTGTTGAGGGTGTTCATTGTTTATAGTCTGTGCATTTATAATCGCAAGGTCTTTTTCCACCGGTTGGTCTTGTGGGTTTGGCATAGGTGTGAAAAATTCATTATGTCTACCTGTCTGTAATATTAA contains:
- the tatB gene encoding Sec-independent protein translocase protein TatB, which translates into the protein MFGIGSSELLIILVVALLVLGPEHLPKIMRTVGKVMGDFRRITTDFQRTINTEVAVDEEKRIRREEKKAKQAAKEAARAELLAELKAEAEAKEAGLNSSVVTDKDETETQDSTILKDNSLEEKSNKLKTSETTTDNSGAV
- the tatC gene encoding twin-arginine translocase subunit TatC, translating into MTLLDHLRELKKRLLRAFMAIGLGFLLCYSFAEPLFNFLVQPLLAVLPEGGKMIYTGLPEAFFAYLKVAFVAGLFVASPLVFYQIWAFISPGLYDEEKRYILPIAFFSAFFFISGGAFAYYVVFPFAFPFFLSYSSETIEAQLKMDEYLSLALQMLFAFGLIFELPLFAFFLSKMGLVTAKAMRRFRRYAILVNFIVAAILTPPDPISQLAMAIPMLALYEVSIWVAYYFGKKEETPEEDPKEAPK
- a CDS encoding imidazoleglycerol-phosphate dehydratase encodes the protein MRTAKIKRKTKETDIELVLKLEGSSLIKIKTGYPFADHMLYLMAFWGGFGLELTCVGDLEIDAHHSLEDIGLALGKALNTALSDRKGIARIGCAKVPMDEALSEVVIDCSGRSYLVFNGQEHLPDYFAGQEKDVWREFFKSFASAAGINLHISMFYGQNGHHLLESVFKSLGLALSQAVMCKYDIIMSSKGSIEL
- the hisA gene encoding 1-(5-phosphoribosyl)-5-[(5-phosphoribosylamino)methylideneamino]imidazole-4-carboxamide isomerase, with amino-acid sequence MIIFPAIDLQNGKAVRLKKGVATDSTVFSDDPVQTAKEWVSQGAKWLHIVDLDGAFSGEPVNLGLVKKIVNAISIPVQLGGGIRDLKTAKAYLDAGVNRLIIGTVALENPELFSELCKTFPGRIGVSLDCSNGELKTKGWVGATGLTVEKTLPALLAQGASFVIYTDIERDGMQTGVNLTAMQNLLNICNVPVIAAGGVASLEDIKRLYPLSKNTSFSGAISGRAIYEGTLNLKEAQSWIDAQN
- the nth gene encoding endonuclease III, which encodes MAVISLKNKKQKASLVLAELKALYPEIVRHLKANNPWELLIATILSAQCTDARVNQVTPFLFERWKTPSKMGKADLTELEKSIYSLGFYLNKAKNIQECSRLLESNFNSQVPKTLEELITLPGVGRKTASVVLWNAYGINAGIAIDTHVARISWRLGLTSSQEPIKAERELMLILPQKEWGVYNHRMVSFGRDVCTARSPKCLKCSMQNFCVKNGVV
- a CDS encoding HypC/HybG/HupF family hydrogenase formation chaperone, whose product is MCLAVPLQVALIESESVVRCRVGEGDNFLSVSTQLLPDQPVVGDYLIIHAGFAMRKLDPQDAEETLKLMREMVAANEAAQ
- a CDS encoding glucokinase, whose translation is MKILVADLGGTNCRFATVDFDKNIINCDYKNLNINFNKKLYLQTKDYKDCYALLSSLAKQKTEDGEFFLSQNKNDKPIDLAVFAIAGLVHNEKVFAPNMANNGWNIDTTECINSSGIKNLILINDFVAQAFACLTPKISKPKLIWGEEKNQQSKDPIAVIGAGTGLGMCLLVPNKNTFNYLPSEGGHASFSFENEEEIRFAEFMKKETQKRILIGDDIVSGLGLSLLHQYFYNEKLSASEVVKSFDKDNKVLETFARFYGRACRNYVLSTNAWSALYLTGGVGVKNPCIITQQAFIDSFYDCKAHAKMLKQTPVYLCTEYDTGLLGAAVYALSSL
- a CDS encoding calcium:proton antiporter — its product is MFQSRINHLSAWGTVIIFLIFGTRLMGFVSNPIILSLEFLWILGVIIWAAFGVVHEAEELAEMLGEPYGTLVLTLSIVIIEVALVAAVMLGSTAPPTLGRDTMFAVLMIVLNGVVGLGLLIGGIRHKEQNYNIQGAGAYLVVLLPLSVLALVLPNFTSSTQDGSLSTVQAVLIASFTIILYGTFLILQTGRHNEFFTPMPNPQDQPVEKDLAIINAQTINNEHPQQKTISRSTIAKHIFLLLLHIFPIVILSKTLGIILAIGLLRLDAPSELGGIIIAMIVFTPEGIASLRATTANELQRAVNLCLGAATSTMGLTVPVVLLIGVLIKQPVLLGLSGPNMIILALTLLLSIRTFSGKPTTMLEGCVHLIMFFVYLLLVFFP